A part of Arachis hypogaea cultivar Tifrunner chromosome 12, arahy.Tifrunner.gnm2.J5K5, whole genome shotgun sequence genomic DNA contains:
- the LOC112728776 gene encoding protein SMAX1-LIKE 3-like codes for MRTGSCSVQQGLTPEAASIVKQAVTLAKRRGHAQVTPLHVANTMLSDSNGLLRTACLQSHSHPLQCKALELCFNVALNRLPASTSSPMLGNHHHPHHSQCPSISNAMVAAFKRAQAHQRRGSIENQQQPLLAVKIELEQLIISILDDPSVSRVMKEAGFSSTQVKSNVEQAVSLEICSQNNNTNNKNNNKPKDHKSDGDDNNNNNKVVLDPVRDEDVSSVIDNLVSQRRRTTVIVGECVKTLEGVVRRVMEKFEKGQVSESLRGIKFLPLSLSSFSNFSRLEVEQKIEELNRSLVNNNNNDSNKGCVLYLGDLKWVFDYYRDQGMSSRVCYSPVDHMIMEIAKMVSSNNNNNNNGRFWLMGIATFQAYMRCKNGHPSMENLWGLHPITIPAGSLSLSLITDSGLQNQAITNSKADNRTSWLLLDQEGRGGGVRGDISNDLGTFLEPSSSSAKVVENEVRSLQSMNSTCNSDSSSSLLPAWLQQYKNENKGLSSSNHQDVQVGEVSKTWNNATQKQPYTICDQTLTLSSPSSSNTSGVFSYDHHQNPNNINHIWNLENRSNRNHSHSQNHNQNNDKPALRVYISNKEIVDHSPLTISPLSNPSSSNPNSTSSSGVMEAMEYVNNKFKELNLENLKTLCNALKNKVPWQKEILPEIASTILQCRSGTRQRRKGNNNNNNVMMKEETWLFFQGVDLEAKEKIAMELARVVFGSSKENFISISMSSFSSSTRADSSIEDNNSCRNKRSREDPSCSYIARFGEAVCSNPHRVFLVEDIEQADYFSQLGFKRAMERGKVEDSNGEEVSLCDAIIILSCESFSSRSRACSPLTRQKSCEGSSSREDNTNHNNNNDNGDGVATLEEISPCVSLDLDLNISIDDDECNDDHDDHGSVDEIGLLESVDGKVFFKIQDL; via the exons ATGAGAACAGGAAGTTGTTCTGTGCAACAAGGGCTAACCCCAGAAGCTGCAAGCATAGTGAAGCAGGCCGTGACGCTTGCAAAGCGTCGCGGCCATGCTCAAGTGACGCCACTTCACGTGGCGAACACTATGCTTTCAGATTCTAACGGTTTATTAAGAACAGCTTGTCTCCAGTCTCATTCGCACCCTCTTCAGTGCAAGGCGTTGGAGCTCTGCTTCAACGTTGCACTGAATAGGTTGCCGGCTTCAACCTCGAGCCCCATGTTGGGCAACCATCACCACCCCCACCACTCCCAGTGTCCTTCGATTTCAAACGCCATGGTAGCTGCTTTCAAGCGCGCACAAGCTCACCAGCGACGCGGATCCATTGAGAACCAACAACAACCGTTGTTGGCCGTGAAGATTGAGCTTGAACAACTCATAATCTCAATCTTGGATGACCCTAGTGTTAGTAGGGTTATGAAAGAAGCAGGGTTTTCTAGCACACAAGTCAAGAGCAATGTAGAACAAGCTGTTTCTCTAGAAATATGCTCTCAaaacaacaacaccaacaacaaGAATAACAACAAGCCAAAGGATCATAAAAGTGATGGAgatgacaacaacaacaacaacaaggtaGTGTTGGATCCGGTAAGAGATGAAGATGTTTCAAGTGTGATAGATAATTTGGTgagtcaaagaagaagaacaaccgtGATTGTTGGTGAGTGTGTGAAAACTCTTGAAGGTGTAGTTAGAAGGGTGATGGAGAAGTTTGAGAAAGGACAAGTTAGTGAATCCCTTAGAGGTATCAAGTTTctacctctttctctttcttccttctcAAATTTTTCAAGATTAGAGGTTGAACAAAAGATTGAAGAGCTTAATAGGAGTCTtgttaataacaataacaatgatAGCAATAAAGGGTGTGTTTTGTATCTTGGAGATCTCAAATGGGTTTTTGATTATTATAGAGACCAAGGAATGAGTAGTAGGGTTTGTTATAGCCCTGTGGATCACATGATAATGGAGATTGCAAAGATGGtgagtagtaataataataataataataatggaaggTTTTGGTTGATGGGTATTGCAACTTTCCAAGCTTATATGAGATGCAAAAATGGACATCCATCAATGGAGAATCTTTGGGGTCTTCACCCCATTACAATCCCTGCTGGAAGCTTGAGTTTGAGCCTCATCACTGACAG TGGTCTACAAAATCAAGCAATAACAAACTCTAAAGCTGACAATAGAACTAGCTGGCTATTACTTGAtcaagaaggaagaggaggaggagtgaGGGGTGATATTAGTAATGATCTTGGAACCTTCTTggaaccttcttcttcttcagctaaGGTAGTTGAGAACGAAGTTCGAAGCTTGCAAAGTATGAATAGTACTTGTAACAGTGATTCTTCAAGTTCTCTCCTTCCTGCATGGCTTCAACAGTACAAGAATGAGAATAAAGGACTCTCCTCTTCTAATCATCAG GATGTTCAAGTGGGAGAGGTTTCCAAAACTTGGAACAATGCAACTCAAAAACAACCCTACACTATTTGTGATCAAACTCTCACAttatcatcaccttcttcatccaATACTTCTGGTGTTTTTTCCTATGATCACCACCAAAATCCTAACAATATCAACCATATTTGGAATTTAGAAAATCGTAGTAACCGCAATCACAGCCACAGCCAGAACCACAATCAGAATAATGATAAACCCGCTTTGCGAGTTTACATTAGCAACAAAGAAATTGTAGATCATAGTCCATTAACTATCTCACCATTATCAAATCCAAGTTCTTCAAACCCTAATTCCACTTCTTCAAGTGGTGTCATGGAAGCAATGGAGTAtgtgaacaacaaattcaaagagCTCAACTTGGAGAATCTAAAAACCCTTTGCAATGCTTTGAAGAACAAAGTTCCATGGCAGAAAGAGATACTACCCGAAATCGCGAGCACCATTTTGCAATGCCGTTCCGGAACAAGGCAAAGAAGGAAaggaaataacaacaacaacaatgtgaTGATGAAAGAAGAAACATGGTTGTTCTTCCAAGGTGTTGATCTTGAAGCCAAAGAGAAGATAGCAATGGAATTGGCTAGGGTTGTTTTTGGTTCATCAAAGGAAAACTTCATCTCAATATCAATGAGTAGTTTTTCATCATCAACAAGAGCTGATTCATCAATTGAGGACAACAATTCTTGCAGGAACAAGAGATCAAGGGAAGATCCAAGTTGTAGTTACATTGCGCGATTCGGGGAAGCAGTTTGTTCTAACCCTCATAGGGTTTTTCTTGTTGAGGACATTGAACAAGCTGATTATTTCTCTCAACTTGGTTTCAAGAGAGCAATGGAGAGAGGAAAGGTTGAAGATTCAAATGGTGAAGAGGTTTCACTTTGTGATGCTATCATCATTTTGAGTTGTGAGAGTTTTAGTTCAAGATCAAGGGCTTGTTCTCCATTGACAAGACAAAAATCTTGTGAAGGTTCTTCGTCAAGAGAAGACAAcactaatcataataataataatgataatggtgATGGTGTTGCTACTTTGGAGGAGATAAGTCCTTGTGTTTCTTTGGATTTAGATTTgaatatttccattgatgatgatgaatgcaatgatgatcatgatgatCATGGATCCGTGGATGAAATTGGACTTCTTGAATCTGTGGACGGAAAAGTTTTCTTCAAAATTCAGGATTTGTAA